A genomic stretch from Asterias rubens chromosome 7, eAstRub1.3, whole genome shotgun sequence includes:
- the LOC117292305 gene encoding mitochondrial Rho GTPase 1-A-like isoform X1 translates to MYGHRDVRILLIGDSGVGKTSLILTLVSDEFPEDEIPARAEEITIPPDVTPEKVPTHIVDYSSREQSDEILMEEIARADVICIVYAVNHRESIDSITDYWLPLARNTLGADHSTPIILVGNKSDQADANSLEGVVPIMNDYSEIETCVECSSKNLKNISEVFFYAQKAVLHPTGPLYSAEDKELKPECKRALCRIFTICDLDNDGVLNDYELNLFQRRCFNAPLQPQALDDVKAVVRKNIPEGVVNNGLSQIGFLFLHTLFIQRGRHETTWTVLRKFGYTDHLKLTADYLRPRLRVGRGSSTELSHLGYQFLTSLFEKYDQDKDGALSPSELQNFFQTCPVMPWGPDVNMTVCTNEKGWITLQGCLAQWTLTTLLDVSRTLEYLAYFGYRYVMAEHENQLSAIIVSRAKRIDLEKRQTSRNVFQCNVIGPRGAGKTAFLQGVNNRTVDSSSHSMREHLSAYTINTVQVYGQEKHLLLHEIDVGLQDELTSEDLECDVVCLMYDISDPRTFEYCAKSFKQHFENSSIPCLFVASKSDMHPVRQNYTLQPAQFCASHNLPPPQTYSSKGRPNKDIYIKLATLAAYPLVKGVLVEHPAALWIRDKLMLASGPLASRHLKGVSQESHSIWLKVGICAAVAAVGGIVIYRYYKSH, encoded by the exons ATGTATGGACATAGGGATGTACGCATCCTACTTATAGGAGATT CTGGAGTAGGGAAAACTTCACTGATCCTGACGCTAGTGAGCGATGAATTCCCAGAGGATGAG ATTCCTGCCAGGGCGGAGGAGATCACAATTCCTCCAGATGTCACACCAGAGAAAGTCCCGACACACATTGTGGACTACTCAT CGAGAGAGCAGAGCGATGAAATCCTAATGGAGGAAATTGCCAGA GCCGATGTGATATGCATCGTCTACGCCGTCAACCATCGTGAGAGCATTGATAGCATCACAGACTACTGGTTACCACTGGCAAGGAATACCCTAGGTGCTGACCATAGCACCCCTATCATCCTGGTGGGTAACAAGTCAGACCAGGCGGATGCCAACAGTCTGGAAGGGGTGGTCCCGATTATGAACGACTACTCGGAGATTGAGACTTGTGTTGAG tgttCTTCGAAGAACCTAAAAAACATCTCAGAGGTGTTCTTCTACGCTCAGAAGGCCGTGCTGCACCCAACTGGTCCCCTGTACTCAGCAGAGGACAAAGAGCTCAAACCTGAAtgcaagagggcgctgtgtaGGATATTTACGATATGCGATCTGGACAACGATGGCGTATTGAACGATTATGAGCTTAACCTATTTCAG aggCGATGTTTCAATGCACCGTTGCAGCCCCAGGCTCTGGATGATGTCAAAGCAGTGGTTAGGAAAAACATCCCAGAAGGAGTCGTCAATAACGGACTCTCACAAATAG GTTTTTTATTCCTTCACACATTATTCATTCAACGAGGTAGACACGAGACCACATGGACTGTGCTTAGGAAGTTTGGTTATACGGATCATCTCAAACTCACTGCAGATTATCTACGACCAAG GTTACGAGTTGGTCGAGGCAGCTCAACGGAGCTGAGTCATCTAGGCTACCAGTTTCTAACCTCACTTTTCGAAAAAtatgatcag GACAAGGATGGTGCCTTATCCCCATCAGAGCTGCAGAATTTCTTCCAGACGTGTCCAGTCATGCCGTGGGGTCCTGACGTCAACATGACGGTGTGCACCAACGAGAAAGGCTGGATTACACTGCAAGGATGCTTAGCTCAATGGAC ACTCACAACTCTTCTGGACGTATCGAGGACCCTTGAATATCTAGCGTACTTTGGTTACCGTTACGTTATGGCGGAGCATGAGAACCAACTCTCTGCCATCATTG TATCAAGAGCCAAGAGGATCGATCTCGAGAAGCGGCAGACGTCTCGTAACGTCTTCCAGTGCAATGTGATCGGTCCAAGAGGGGCAGGAAAGACTGCGTTCTTGCAGGGAGTGAACAATCGGACCGTAGACTCCAGCAGTCACTCCATGAGGGAACATCTGTCTGCATACACCATCAATACTGTACAGGTGTATGGTCAAGAGAAACACTTATTG CTTCACGAGATTGACGTTGGTCTCCAAGATGAACTGACATCAGAAGACTTGGAATGTGACGTAGTGTGTCTCATGTATGATATATCAGATCCAAGGACGTTTGAGTATTGTGCTAAGAGCTTCAAG CAACATTTTGAGAACAGCAGCATCCCGTGCCTGTTTGTGGCCTCTAAGAGTGACATGCACCCAGTACGGCAGAACTACACTCTCCAGCCGGCCCAGTTCTGTGCAAGCCACAATCTACCCCCTCCCCAGACCTACTCCAGTAAAGGGAGACCCAATAAAGATATCTACATCAAGCTGGCTACACTAGCTGCATACCC CCTCGTTAAGGGGGTACTGGTTGAGCACCCCGCTGCCTTGTGGATCAGGGACAAACTGATGCTAGCTTCGGGTCCTCTTGCTTCAAG ACATCTTAAAGGTGTGTCGCAAGAGAGTCACTCTATCTGGTTGAAGGTCGGCATCTGCGCTGCCGTCGCGGCCGTCGGAGGAATAGTCATCTACAGATACTACAAGAGTCATTGA
- the LOC117292305 gene encoding mitochondrial Rho GTPase 1-A-like isoform X2: MYGHRDVRILLIGDSGVGKTSLILTLVSDEFPEDEIPARAEEITIPPDVTPEKVPTHIVDYSSREQSDEILMEEIARADVICIVYAVNHRESIDSITDYWLPLARNTLGADHSTPIILVGNKSDQADANSLEGVVPIMNDYSEIETCVECSSKNLKNISEVFFYAQKAVLHPTGPLYSAEDKELKPECKRALCRIFTICDLDNDGVLNDYELNLFQRRCFNAPLQPQALDDVKAVVRKNIPEGVVNNGLSQIGFLFLHTLFIQRGRHETTWTVLRKFGYTDHLKLTADYLRPRLRVGRGSSTELSHLGYQFLTSLFEKYDQDKDGALSPSELQNFFQTCPVMPWGPDVNMTVCTNEKGWITLQGCLAQWTLTTLLDVSRTLEYLAYFGYRYVMAEHENQLSAIIVSRAKRIDLEKRQTSRNVFQCNVIGPRGAGKTAFLQGVNNRTVDSSSHSMREHLSAYTINTVQVYGQEKHLLLHEIDVGLQDELTSEDLECDVVCLMYDISDPRTFEYCAKSFKQHFENSSIPCLFVASKSDMHPVRQNYTLQPAQFCASHNLPPPQTYSSKGRPNKDIYIKLATLAAYPHLKGVSQESHSIWLKVGICAAVAAVGGIVIYRYYKSH, from the exons ATGTATGGACATAGGGATGTACGCATCCTACTTATAGGAGATT CTGGAGTAGGGAAAACTTCACTGATCCTGACGCTAGTGAGCGATGAATTCCCAGAGGATGAG ATTCCTGCCAGGGCGGAGGAGATCACAATTCCTCCAGATGTCACACCAGAGAAAGTCCCGACACACATTGTGGACTACTCAT CGAGAGAGCAGAGCGATGAAATCCTAATGGAGGAAATTGCCAGA GCCGATGTGATATGCATCGTCTACGCCGTCAACCATCGTGAGAGCATTGATAGCATCACAGACTACTGGTTACCACTGGCAAGGAATACCCTAGGTGCTGACCATAGCACCCCTATCATCCTGGTGGGTAACAAGTCAGACCAGGCGGATGCCAACAGTCTGGAAGGGGTGGTCCCGATTATGAACGACTACTCGGAGATTGAGACTTGTGTTGAG tgttCTTCGAAGAACCTAAAAAACATCTCAGAGGTGTTCTTCTACGCTCAGAAGGCCGTGCTGCACCCAACTGGTCCCCTGTACTCAGCAGAGGACAAAGAGCTCAAACCTGAAtgcaagagggcgctgtgtaGGATATTTACGATATGCGATCTGGACAACGATGGCGTATTGAACGATTATGAGCTTAACCTATTTCAG aggCGATGTTTCAATGCACCGTTGCAGCCCCAGGCTCTGGATGATGTCAAAGCAGTGGTTAGGAAAAACATCCCAGAAGGAGTCGTCAATAACGGACTCTCACAAATAG GTTTTTTATTCCTTCACACATTATTCATTCAACGAGGTAGACACGAGACCACATGGACTGTGCTTAGGAAGTTTGGTTATACGGATCATCTCAAACTCACTGCAGATTATCTACGACCAAG GTTACGAGTTGGTCGAGGCAGCTCAACGGAGCTGAGTCATCTAGGCTACCAGTTTCTAACCTCACTTTTCGAAAAAtatgatcag GACAAGGATGGTGCCTTATCCCCATCAGAGCTGCAGAATTTCTTCCAGACGTGTCCAGTCATGCCGTGGGGTCCTGACGTCAACATGACGGTGTGCACCAACGAGAAAGGCTGGATTACACTGCAAGGATGCTTAGCTCAATGGAC ACTCACAACTCTTCTGGACGTATCGAGGACCCTTGAATATCTAGCGTACTTTGGTTACCGTTACGTTATGGCGGAGCATGAGAACCAACTCTCTGCCATCATTG TATCAAGAGCCAAGAGGATCGATCTCGAGAAGCGGCAGACGTCTCGTAACGTCTTCCAGTGCAATGTGATCGGTCCAAGAGGGGCAGGAAAGACTGCGTTCTTGCAGGGAGTGAACAATCGGACCGTAGACTCCAGCAGTCACTCCATGAGGGAACATCTGTCTGCATACACCATCAATACTGTACAGGTGTATGGTCAAGAGAAACACTTATTG CTTCACGAGATTGACGTTGGTCTCCAAGATGAACTGACATCAGAAGACTTGGAATGTGACGTAGTGTGTCTCATGTATGATATATCAGATCCAAGGACGTTTGAGTATTGTGCTAAGAGCTTCAAG CAACATTTTGAGAACAGCAGCATCCCGTGCCTGTTTGTGGCCTCTAAGAGTGACATGCACCCAGTACGGCAGAACTACACTCTCCAGCCGGCCCAGTTCTGTGCAAGCCACAATCTACCCCCTCCCCAGACCTACTCCAGTAAAGGGAGACCCAATAAAGATATCTACATCAAGCTGGCTACACTAGCTGCATACCC ACATCTTAAAGGTGTGTCGCAAGAGAGTCACTCTATCTGGTTGAAGGTCGGCATCTGCGCTGCCGTCGCGGCCGTCGGAGGAATAGTCATCTACAGATACTACAAGAGTCATTGA
- the LOC117292817 gene encoding uncharacterized protein LOC117292817, translating to MMKASMSKTVHVDKRPSFAGNLVTIFAGRAERTAESTALRQNLPGKSHVGRILLNDNTSQERLLDMRLSDIHNARKKTATFITHQKKTFINRMEHRQSTWVREHSRRANSLNSLARKKGDHEESRDIEEEGEETNLEGEKGENKNVGLPEIKEKHSDGADSLPDITRGVRAVKSNNGVASGSRVGEGRQGNISLPSLQKTKTLDKPTTSAEGIRLPSVLITSEAEADLANHEALTTDEGVTSARRKPHHRAETVPFREVHLTGPSPTFISEALPRIQIKECPRLPTQHGRKMRGHHRRRKRSSATRGCDNDPLEDDRFLRLQHTLAPHLAWQESRDIASIAGGVIAAKKLVSEKRLRKSNQFNIDSD from the coding sequence ATGATGAAGGCCTCGATGTCAAAGACAGTTCATGTCGACAAGCGTCCAAGTTTTGCCGGCAATCTTGTGACCATCTTCGCCGGACGGGCCGAGCGTACGGCTGAGAGCACGGCGCTTCGACAGAACCTACCGGGCAAGAGCCACGTCGGGCGGATACTCCTTAACGACAACACGAGCCAGGAGCGACTCTTGGATATGAGGCTCTCAGACATCCACAATGCAAGGAAGAAAACGGCTACTTTTATCACTCACCAGAAGAAGACGTTTATAAACAGAATGGAACATAGGCAGAGTACGTGGGTTAGGGAACACTCAAGGAGGGCGAACAGCCTCAATTCTTTGGCGAGAAAGAAGGGTGACCATGAGGAGTCGCGGGACATCGAGGAAGAAGGTGAAGAAACGAACCTTGAGGGTGAGAAAGGTGAGAACAAGAATGTGGGTTTACCGGAAATTAAGGAGAAACATTCAGACGGAGCGGATTCTCTCCCTGACATCACTAGGGGAGTGCGGGCCGTGAAAAGCAACAATGGAGTTGCTTCTGGTTCGAGGGTCGGAGAGGGCAGAcagggaaatatttcactgCCCTCTctgcagaaaacaaaaaccttagACAAACCCACAACCTCTGCCGAGGGTATTCGACTTCCCTCGGTACTCATAACATCTGAAGCTGAAGCGGACTTGGCTAACCATGAGGCCCTCACAACTGATGAGGGAGTGACCTCTGCTAGAAGGAAACCCCATCACCGAGCAGAGACCGTTCCGTTTAGAGAGGTACACCTCACCGGACCGTCGCCGACGTTTATCTCGGAGGCTCTGCCAAGAATTCAAATCAAAGAGTGCCCGAGACTCCCCACACAGCACGGCAGGAAGATGCGAGGGCACCATCGGAGGCGAAAGAGGAGTTCGGCCACCAGAGGTTGTGACAATGACCCTCTTGAAGACGATAGGTTCTTGAGGTTGCAACATACCCTCGCACCTCATCTTGCTTGGCAGGAGTCTAGAGATATAGCGAGTATAGCTGGTGGCGTGATTGCTGCTAAGAAACTTGTGTCAGAGAAACGATTAAGgaaatcaaatcaatttaaCATAGACTCTGACTGA
- the LOC117293058 gene encoding ankyrin repeat domain-containing protein SAT10-like, which produces MFPQECKSSHHALVRAIRSARHRQVGMLLAAGTGPNERDECGKTPLIHAIFIEDPKERNKITKMLLKKGAIVSIADATGRCALMWACLQGKDQEVELLLQYRDSNLDLNHNDVSGRTALFHAATSGSAASVKLMVDSLVELGSSVDVTDFNGVTPLMQALSMGFDVCATILIRQGKASTTVSDSSFLSAFDWAKQTRGSSKSSRLQLPKIAESKTGVTDRRRSSGLCRMCARVSSVVETEFDSCYGSESSWCEDMADTDTRKGSQSFSDDDIFDMTSLSLADYSPKRKTSRADSGTESMTESCGLPSLNQRPGSAVRRPKTHVRRNTVSGRLGDIREGAANDDVFFDDEDRHSALSDQSEMRRKHGFPMISEGRFSLASRADGSSRPLSELRAQIDKLLC; this is translated from the exons ATGTTCCCGCAGGAGTGCAAATCAAGCCACCATGCCCTTGTGCGTGCCATCAGGTCTGCTCGCCACCGTCAGGTTGGGATGCTCTTGGCTGCAGGTACCGGTCCCAACGAGAGAGACGAATGCGGTAAGACACCCCTCATCCATGCCATCTTCATTGAGGACCCTAAAGAGCGCAATAAGATCACCAAGATGCTGCTCAAGAAGGGTGCCATTGTGTCCATTGCTGATGCCACCGGTAGGTGTGCCCTAATGTGGGCGTGTCTACAGGGAAAGGACCAGGAGGTGGAACTCCTGCTTCAGTACAGGGACTCCAACTTGGACTTGAATCATAATGACGTCAGTGGACGCACCGCACTGTTTCACGCCGCTACATCAGGCAGTGCAGCTTCGGTTAAACTGATGGTGGATTCACTGGTCGAGTTGGGATCGAGCGTCGACGTCACCGACTTTAACGGTGTCACCCCTCTCATGCAAGCCCTCAGCATGGGATTCGACGTCTGTGCAACGATCCTCATCAGACAGGGAAAGGCCTCCACCACCGTGTCCGATTCCAGCTTCCTGAGTGCGTTCGACTGGGCCAAACAAACCCGTGGATCGTCGAAGAGCTCTCGATTACAACTCCCCAAGATCGCAGAGTCCAAGACCGGCGTGACCGACAGGCGTCGGAGCAGCGGGCTCTGCAGGATGTGCGCCAGGGTGTCGTCAGTCGTCGAGACCGAGTTCGACTCGTGCTACGGGTCCGAGTCCTCATGGTGCGAAGACATGGCCGACACTGACACCAGAAAGGGCTCCCAGTCTTTCAGTGACGATGATATATTTGACATGACATCCCTCTCCCTGGCTGATTACTCTCCAAAGAGAAAAACATCACGAGCAGATTCCGGGACAGAGAGTATGACCGAGAGCTGTGGACTGCCTTCACTCAACCAACGACCAGGATCAGCAG TGAGACGTCCAAAGACACACGTTCGCCGAAACACCGTTTCCGGAAGACTCGGCGATATCCGAGAGGGCGCCGCCAACGACGATGTCTTTTTTGACGACGAGGATCGCCACTCAGCTCTGTCCGACCAATCAGAGATGAGGAGAAAGCACGGCTTCCCGATGATTTCAGAAGGAAGGTTCTCATTGGCTTCACGAGCCGACGGGAGTTCAAGACCACTTTCTGAACTTCGTGCGCAGATCGACAAACTTCTTTGTTAA